From the Cucumis sativus cultivar 9930 chromosome 5, Cucumber_9930_V3, whole genome shotgun sequence genome, the window TGAATAATGTAACCAAAAATTAATATCGGCTCTTGAAATAATCCAGCATAGGCTCTTTCCAGATAAAGAAATCTACTACTTTAGGAAATAATCCAATTAGGTTTGGTTTCTGTTGTGAGCCTATGTGGCGCTGTGcttgtttctttcttgttcCCTATAGTTTCCTAAATCCATTCTCTCCTTACACCATTAATGAAACTAGCAATGTCCCACTCAAAGTTGaacatcaaatataaatgaactATAAATATCGAATCATCGATAAGAGATTAGATGTTTGAATCCATGTTGAactcaaagaaaaatactatTGATGCCGATGATTTCACTCTCAAAATCAATGTAACTCAGTAAGCTTCTATACAGATGCTGATGTTGAAGAGGTTGAATAATTCATGGATGGATGGGGCGCCATGCCAGACATGAAAACAGAATTCAAAAAGGCCATAAATCACCCCAAATTGACTTACGAGCTTGATGGTGTAGAGTAGGATTCTGGCTTTGCGTTACAACAACTTGGTCAAACGAGCCCTCTGAGGCATCTCGTTTTGTCGATCGACAAATATTCATCGTTATGTGATTTCCTCTTCGTCTTGGTGAAAATACAATCCTGCCCCAACCACCACCGAGATCAGCAAGTGCTGGTTCTCCTTGTTCctctccctcttcttcttcaccgtCATCAAGAACTTCAGTTTCCATGACATCAGAATCATATGAAACTGGATCCACTTCTTGGTATGGAACAACTTGAACTTGATTCTCCATCTTTAATAGATCCTCTGCCATTGTCAAAGTAGGGATGATAATCAATGGAACAAACGAacaattttaatgaaaatataggCAACCGAGATCAGTTTGAAGATTTTAGTGCCATTTTGTTCACTGGCTGgttaaaagagaaatgaaagatatattatattatgttatgtttatttattgttcACCATAATCAATCTCTAGATCTTCTGGATTTCTTTTGGCATGCTGTTCCTTTAGTGTCTCAAATCTCATGCCATCGAGAGGCCACGGGTCCCtggataaaaaagaaatgatgataaaaaatgtttatggTTTTGGAAGTCAACAAGTAAATATCAAGATGAGGACATGAGGTTGgagaaattatatattaaaaaacgGTTAACAAACATAACACCGTTTGAACGAtccaattatattattaagaGAACTGAAGCTCGGGAAGtttgagattttgaaaacagaatataaaattaactCACCGAGGACGTTGTCCACGCCTGAaagcaacaaaagaaaatttctcatCCTCAAAGCCTCTTAAAGATTCACCCTTGGAACGCTACACATTAgataaaaggtaaaatataataagtaaGGGACAAGGGTGTCACagatccataaattttattaaacaccAAGGGCGAAGAACATTCAAGATCTACAATTAAAAAGATGGGAAAATCACTTTTCCCACAAAATCTgacttaatttcttttataagaaaaactcAACATAACGAATTAAACGAATCTATGTAGTCTAAGAAATTTCTTGAATGGTAACCATAATTACGTAGTCAAAGAAATTTCTCGACATAACAAAGCAAATTTGATGTATGTGTTTAAATACTGCCCTTCTAGATGATTATTGGGCATTCATTATTATAAAGATACAAAACTGAGTGGTATAACTCAGGTATTTCAAGCCTCTAGCAACCAAGAAACCATCACCATAAAAGGATTTCAGTCAAGCAATTCAATAGACTGTGGTCACATTCAACCATCATGGGTTGGTCTAGtggtaaaaaagagaatagtCTCAACTATCACGGGTTCAATCCATAGTAACCACTTACCTAGAAATTAGTTTCCTATGAATTACATTGACACCCAAACGTTGTAAGGTCAAGCGGGTTGTCCTGTGAGCTTAGTCAAGGTGCGCGTAAGCTAGCCCAGACACTCACggacaaaagaataaaaaaataaaaaagacgGTTGTCACATTCAACAATAAGAGGTGAGTGTAGGATCCAAaacaaagaggaaaaaaattaccaGTAACAAACGCCACAGAGAGATTGAACACATGAAAATTGCAACGccttcttaaaaaatgaagaaatatcAATCTCCGTATACAGACTAGGAATTAAAAGTGCCGATATGGCAAGGATTGATATGAATAACTCTAAAAAGGAactacaaaaaggaaaaaattaaataactggTAAGAATTTTAAGTATAATAGTCCGGATGTAAACTATCTGCCTTAGCCTTCCAATTTCCCATCAATTTGAAGATAACATACAGCTAAAGACATGAAAGCTTAACATATAAGAAATTGTATGCTAAAAAGTGAAACCTTGTAAATTCGTTGTGTAGTTGTCCTTTCCAACCGCTGAACAAAATGGCAATACTTGCCAGATTTCTCTAATGGACATTTTCCATCATGAGGACACTGATTAAAAAGATAGATGGAGGAAGCACATAGTATTAGGCTGATTAGtacaatggaaaaaaagaaaaagaaaagtgtacATAAATCAAAAAAAGTATGCAGGGGTGcagtatttcaaaattacaaaaacaaggACCTGTTATACTCACAGGAGCAACTACATAAGCACCGCACGTTTGAGTTACCAAGTCCTTAGAAgctatatttttcttgttttcatttttcttccatttctatatattgagaaaaaacgagcattaatatagaaaaaataaaatatcaactgTAAAATAGAtgcaataaaaataacaacttACTCTTTTTTCCATCCACAGTATATGAGATCGCATTTGAGAGATGATATTAGATCCTTGTGGTGTTCCAGGTTCAACCAAAACCTGAATCACattcatatttcataaattacatGAACATAAGTGGCACTTAAGACTCTTATCCCAAAAGAATACATTTAGGCCAGCAAAGacaaaacagaagaaaagTTACACTTCAAGATAGGCAAAGGCAACACCAGAACCTTGCAAGAAATaaagttttggaaaaaaaagttcatacaATTTATGATATCTCATGATTGTAATATGTACTGCAAGAAAACGATTACCAGAACTTTTTCTTGGTACTCATAAAAAAAACCGTGCAGCCAAATTATAAGAGGACCACAACAAGTATCATAAAAAACTTGGTACACTTGATGGCCAGAGGTAAATTTTTTACCAGAACATCCTTTGTAAGATTCCAAAGCTGGCGTACTATGGTTACCCTGTCCTGCAATGATGGTATCTCTCCGAGAACATAAGACTTGATCATGATCCCACAGCATATAAGATGAAACATCAATTAGTACTCTGATCAATCGACTAAATtcctagattttttttgtatttgcaGTGGTTTGGGAgatataaacaaaagaaagggaaaaagaaaaaagacaaaatccaagagtttcaagcaaaaaaaatgttcCATAAGGTACTGGTAAAGTATTTCAAAAGAGTTACTTACAGCAATGACAAGGTCATGTTCTCTCTCTGACTTACTAATATCTTTGTTAAGCGACTGAATGCTGTCATAACCATGAATAAGTGGCAAGTTCTTTAGGCCTAAAACAAATACAACGTGtaaattttgatgtaattATGAGTAGAGTACTAAAACAAGTCTGCTACAAGAAAACTCAAAGAATATGAAATCTTCCTTATGTGGTCATCAAGACTTGAACAAACCCTCTAAGCCATTTGCTATACCTCATGACCCTAGTAGCCAACTAATTCTGATTACCATTTATCTGACAGCAATTCTATTAAAAGAAACCTGAGTATATTACTGACAAAAGGCAGAAACGGCCTCTAAGGACTAAAACTTCTAAAAGAGAGCTTCCAATTGATCTACAAATAAAAGTTGGTCTTTCACAATGTTCACTTAGTCTCACTGCGTATTAccaattcaaaattacaacttgcagcaagaaaattgaaaattcctCAATACCTTGAATCAAACTCTGCCCAGCACGTTGCATTGATTGCGATGGTTCTACTATATTAACTTTCTGTATAGAATGAGGCCAAACCTCTCGCAAAGCCCtagaaaattgaattagatCACTATGTAATTAACTATTATAGGCTTATGACAGTCCACGCATtccatatcaaataaattaataaagtagCCTGTGAAATCCAGTATATCACTTTTTACCAGAAACCTGAACCAGTCCCAGCACCAAAATCCAATACACTAGTTGGAGAGAAATCGGGTAGTCTTCTACGAACCTAGGAGCATAGcatgtatgaaaaaaaaatcagaaaatcATTCCCAATCCATTAAGTTGTCATGTCCTAACAATTACACTCCATTTCTTAACTCTCTGAAGATGCAGATagatagtttaatttaatccatTAGTAAGTAAGCAGAAACCTATTGCACCTCGTTAAGAACTCTGTAGCAAGCAGAGAAAACAGCAGGCATACGAGAGGCGACATAAGCAATGGTCTCATCATCTGTGTACTGAAAGCCAATATCACCATAGACGCTCTTAATCTTCCAGCGCTTGGACTGCTCTACGGATTTCAGAGGATCTTCAACAAGTTCCTTCGAAGTGGCTGCTGCCAGCTGCAGATTAACATCCTTGATGCCACTGAATGATTGAGACAGCCTCAACACCTTCCTCTTCAAGTGAGACACTTCATGGTCTGGAAAAAAACAGAATCAGGAACAAAGATTAAtacaaaaacacacacacacacaaacgcAAGCTGCGAGGAGGAAATGAATAGGAGAAGTGTAACCTCGAAGGTACTTCTTGATGGCACGGCGGAGTCGGACTGGGACGACGAGGCAACCCTGTGATTGTTTGGCGGCGGAGCGGAGAATCTCCGGCGTGAGTACTTTTTGAGATGATTCTTGTAGTAGAGACGCCATTGTCGATCACGATGACGGACTGAGAAGCCACGAAAGGTTTTACCGACTTTTGGGTTTTAAGAGTTTTAGGGCTCAATGGTCCAATCCaacaaagtttttcttttaaagaacaaataagataatttttaCCCATCAAACTGctaaccatttttatttcaaccgtcatatatatttctattgcTAACagatattcataaaattttatattttacctaataatagaaagaaaaattgtgcTAATATCTAATTAACAGTTTCTTTAACACgcaaattttatagtttaagaATACTGTTAGTATGAGATgtgagtatttttaaaatgattgtCAAAGTTGAAAGATGTTATAgataatttaactttaaatagtttataaatacttCAAACATACATGATAGTTTAATTTCCATCACGGAGTTATACAAAAATAAGCGAACATCTTTTATCATGGagtaatttaataaagatatTTGATCTATTAATTTATCGACATACAAATGTAAGCAATCTCACTTAAACTAGacattgtttttcataataTAAATTGGCGAGTGCAATACCTCCTTCGAACAAATTATTGTATATttctaataacaaaaaagaaacatttttcaCATCTaaaatcttaaagaaaaacacatgtaaataaattagacatgtcaaaacttgaaaaggaagagacaATGCAAATGATTAAAGAAATCAAGGAAGgagttcaaagaaaaaaatttgtttcataCACATGCAATGTAGCGTAGTGTAGTCCATTTAAGCATGGAATCAAAACtactaaaaagaattatagtaCTCCATTATTGTATATGATACTTACTGTGttgtttatatgaaaaatcAGATTGGGTTATaagacattctcaacccaacccatattatcAGCTTGACAGTCTTATATAAGTTTGTAAAATATGAGTTGAGTTTAGGGTTGTAtagtttatttctttctagTTTCGAATggttataaaatttcaaaattggtatatttaaatttcaaacctacataattcaaaatttatatatttaatttaatttttttattaaataatatatattatattaattcggTTGGGTTGGGTTTAACCGAATTTTTCAACCCTTCAATCCAAGACCCAACCtgacaaaatcaattttttaaaactcaactCATATTTATAAAGGTTTGGTAGTTCGATTTATTCAGATTCAACTCATATTCTTACCCTTATGTTGTTATTATATGTTACTTTCATTAAACATTTAACACAGTTATTagatgatatattattttatttaacaaaaactaGATAACGTtgtgaatatttatttttgtggcAAGAATAATATTCCAAAAactaaatagaataaaaatattaaaaaaagaaacatatttttcttataagttttcttatttcaaCAAAAGTTAGGAATTTTTAAACATTGGTTTAGAGCTATAAAAGCACAGTCAAGTTGCACCGCGTTGGTTCCCTCGTCGCCATTTGCTTCAAATCGCCGTCGCTTTCACGAAGATCTTCCTCAATACCACCAAGAAAACCGACCAACCGCCGATCGATATGGGTGGAGCTCAGGCCATCAAACGGATCCCTCGCATCAAGTTCCCTAAACGACATCTCAGCTCCTCTGGTCCGCTTCCGTATTCCCTTTCTCCTCACTACTCTTCCTTATTTGATCGACGTTCTTCCTCCAACTAAGCAAGTATTGGATACCCATATGAAAATCATCGTCcgtgtttgttttttttcaccttttttgcgcttttgtttgtatttgatCGTCTCCCTGTTCTTCCTTCCGTTGAATCTTGACTTGTTCTTTGGCTTAGTCCTGTATGTATTTATAGCTTTGATTCTGTTTTCTTGTCGTTTGTGCTATCGTTTAATTGCTTTGAGTTGGGGTTTTCTCTCTAGTTCGTTTAGATGTTTACCGGGTTTAGCTTGTTAATGGAGAAGCTCGTGCATTTATGTGAACCGATGTAGGGACCaaagatttttcttctttttgattTATTGGTTTTTATCTTCTGTCTGCTTGCTTATTGTTGCTTTCTCTACATTTGATTAGCATTTTGTTAACCTACGCTTTGAAATGTAATGACCCAGATTAGTAATCCAAGCCTCAAATACTTTAGAATGAAACTTGATTATAAAAAGTGGAGAGGAATGGATTTTGTGAGAATTTCAAGTTGACTcaatagattttgtttatttgaagaGTTTTATATGAGTGGGAAGTTGATTTTAGGCCTTTTATGCTTCTATTAAAGCCTTAATATCTTAGGATGACACTTGGAATGCTTAGAACGGAGGCTCATGTACTACTACTTATTTTTTGTTCGGCCAAAATGCATATCTTTATTGTATCTTGGCCTAAATGTCTATTGCCTATTGCTATTCAATGAAATCTATCCGACAAGTCCGTTTACCTAACACTACTAtatctttgaaaataaataaaaaagaaagagtttgGCCATGTATTGGACTTGTTTATTTCTGGCTAATTTGATTTAACAAACACGATCCTGATGCTGTTGGACAATCGTTGATGAGTTGAAGCATCCtataataaattgattgatGAATTATGCCCTTTAGATGTGTTTTCTAAAGTTATGATATCAGTCATTTTATAGAAGTAGTAATTACTGAAGAAAGTTTTACAGGTTCTACTTCCAAGACTCCATCTAGCCATGGGGGGGATGATCATGTTTTCTTCTCGTCTTTAGAAAAAGATGCTTCCAAAACTGTTGGAGGAAAAGCCTCTCTTCAGCCTAAAAGGACACCCTTGTCCAATGAGGAGATTGAGGCTATTTTGGTAATATAACTTATTCCCATTTGGTGGTTGTTTACTTGCTTTTATCACTGCTGATTGATCTGCTGTTTCTAATGATGCAATGTACttcaagcattcaatttggaCTTTTCTTATTGCAAGAGAAGGAAACTAATCACCATGAGATACAAACCTTAAACCTTAGAAAATGTCATATGTTCTTATTGTGTGCTTTCACATGAGCAACATTATCAATTAAATGACTAGCAGACTAGGGAGTTGAAGTCATGAATCATTTGTTCGTGGTTAGAAAGTTGTGTTTAGCTCATCATAGTTTTTTCGTTCATGAAACAAGGAGTTGATGACTTTTGTCGAGTATTATACACTTCGCTTGGTTGTGGAGATGTTCACTTCTAGAACGAGCACTTTAGTCTGACTAGCTTGTCTATATCTAACACTCATTGGACATGCACTTGATATCTTTTAGTGCAATTGACGTGTCTAACGTTAGTTATTTAAAGTCAAAATAGgtcaaatatttgttagatatgCATTGAACACAATAAGTATTTTAAACACAAAAGTAAAATacatcaaactaatttttcaaGCATACTTTTGTCATGTCCATATCCTAAActttagaaagaaagatgatATGCTGTCGTGTTCGTGTTGTATCATGTTAGCATTGCTTGTATACCCCCACCTATCAAATCATTCCAGATTTTGATCTCTTGAATGGTCCTTCTATGAATCATTTATTCCTTATGCTTTTTGGTGGGATTTTTTACTC encodes:
- the LOC101205106 gene encoding probable S-adenosyl-L-methionine-dependent RNA methyltransferase RSM22, mitochondrial isoform X2: MVILAFSTQMMRPLLMSPLVCLLFSLLATEFLTRFVEDYPISLQLVYWILVLGLVQVSGKKALREVWPHSIQKVNIVEPSQSMQRAGQSLIQGLKNLPLIHGYDSIQSLNKDISKSEREHDLVIASYVLGEIPSLQDRVTIVRQLWNLTKDVLVLVEPGTPQGSNIISQMRSHILWMEKRKWKKNENKKNIASKDLVTQTCGAYVVAPCPHDGKCPLEKSGKYCHFVQRLERTTTQRIYKRSKGESLRGFEDEKFSFVAFRRGQRPRDPWPLDGMRFETLKEQHAKRNPEDLEIDYEDLLKMENQVQVVPYQEVDPVSYDSDVMETEVLDDGEEEEGEEQGEPALADLGGGWGRIVFSPRRRGNHITMNICRSTKRDASEGSFDQVVVTQSQNPTLHHQARKSIWGDLWPF
- the LOC101205106 gene encoding methyltransferase-like protein 17, mitochondrial isoform X1 encodes the protein MASLLQESSQKVLTPEILRSAAKQSQGCLVVPVRLRRAIKKYLRDHEVSHLKRKVLRLSQSFSGIKDVNLQLAAATSKELVEDPLKSVEQSKRWKIKSVYGDIGFQYTDDETIAYVASRMPAVFSACYRVLNEVRRRLPDFSPTSVLDFGAGTGSGFWALREVWPHSIQKVNIVEPSQSMQRAGQSLIQGLKNLPLIHGYDSIQSLNKDISKSEREHDLVIASYVLGEIPSLQDRVTIVRQLWNLTKDVLVLVEPGTPQGSNIISQMRSHILWMEKRKWKKNENKKNIASKDLVTQTCGAYVVAPCPHDGKCPLEKSGKYCHFVQRLERTTTQRIYKRSKGESLRGFEDEKFSFVAFRRGQRPRDPWPLDGMRFETLKEQHAKRNPEDLEIDYEDLLKMENQVQVVPYQEVDPVSYDSDVMETEVLDDGEEEEGEEQGEPALADLGGGWGRIVFSPRRRGNHITMNICRSTKRDASEGSFDQVVVTQSQNPTLHHQARKSIWGDLWPF
- the LOC101205349 gene encoding uncharacterized protein LOC101205349, translating into MGGAQAIKRIPRIKFPKRHLSSSGSTSKTPSSHGGDDHVFFSSLEKDASKTVGGKASLQPKRTPLSNEEIEAILLGGCI